A region of Vitis riparia cultivar Riparia Gloire de Montpellier isolate 1030 chromosome 1, EGFV_Vit.rip_1.0, whole genome shotgun sequence DNA encodes the following proteins:
- the LOC117905583 gene encoding uncharacterized protein LOC117905583, which translates to MALRLLSATFVTVPKLQISKKRDGFTEARVSSSSSISSISRKTGSIKCQALGESSVDGVVYQGTYGPWTVDSSDVREVILYRSGLVTAAASFVVAASAAFLPENSLPSNVINENLDLLYTLGAGGLGLSLFLIHIYVTEIKRTLQALWALGVVGSLATYTSLAQPTGENLIQYVIDNPTAVWFIGPLFAALTGLVFKEGLCYGKLEAGILTFIIPTVLLGHLTGIMDNGVKLTLLASWMALFVIFASRKFTQPIKDDIGDKSVFMFNALAEEEKMALIEKLEQQKLKNLK; encoded by the exons aTGGCTCTAAGGCTGTTGTCTGCAACCTTCGTCACTGTTCCCAAACTTCAAATCTCGAAGAAGCGCGACGGCTTTACCGAAGCTAGGGTTTCGTCATCGTCGTCGATTTCTAGTATTTCGCGTAAAACCGGATCGATAAAATGTCAGGCTTTGGGAGAGAGCTCTGTTGATGGAGTCGTTTATCAAGGAACTTACGGTCCATGGACCGTTGATTCCTCCGACGTCCGAGAG GTGATTTTATACAGGTCAGGGCTAGTGACTGCTGCTGCTTCATTTGTAGTTGCTGCTTCAGCTGCTTTTTTGCCTGAGAACTCTTTACCTAGCAATGTAATCAATGAAAATCTTGATTTGCTTTATACACTTGGAGCTGGAGGATTGGGCTTATCTTTATTTTTGATTCACATCTATGTGACTGAGATTAAGCGCACTCTTCAAGCACTATGGGCACTTGGTGTAGTTGGATCTTTAGCAACATACACGAGCCTTGCACAACCAACTGGTGAGAACTTAATACAGTATGTTATTGACAACCCAACAGCTGTGTGGTTCATTGGCCCTCTTTTTGCAGCACTGACTGGACTTGTCTTCAAGGAAG GCCTTTGCTATGGAAAGCTGGAAGCCGGTATTCTCACCTTCATTATCCCCACTGTTCTTCTTGGGCACCTG ACGGGCATAATGGATAATGGAGTAAAACTTACTCTTCTGGCTTCTTGGATGGCACTCTTCGTGATATTTGCAAGCAGAAAGTTCACTCAGCCTATCAAG GATGACATTGGCGACAAATCTGTATTCATGTTCAATGCCCTTGCGGAAGAGGAAAAGATGGCTTTGATTGAGAAGCTTGAGCAACAAAAATTGAAGAACCTTAAATAG
- the LOC117922099 gene encoding E3 ubiquitin-protein ligase ORTHRUS 2-like, translated as MAHGSDLPCDGDGVCMICRRKPSDDESITCKTCATPWHVTCLSVRPETLVDALQWQVADALQWECPDCSPAVGERDPPEVSETAVAAGGSEGSGDLIAAIRAIESDGSLTEQEKAKKRQELLSGTVRSASPDEGSPNKRKNGGRDVLDILDGSLNCSVCMQLLERPVTTPCGHNFCLKCFEKWIGQGKRTCANCRNEIPRKVASQPRINSALVVAIRMAKMSKSMTSVGTSKVYHFVHNQNRPDKAYTTERAKKAGKANACSGKIFVTVPPDHFGPILAENDPERNQGVLVGESWEDRLECRQWGAHLPHVAGIAGQSEVGAQSVALSGGYEDDEDHGEWFLYTGSGGRDLSGNKRTNKEQSFDQKFEKSNEALKVSCLKGYPVRVVRSHKEKRSSYAPETGVRYDGIYRIEKCWRKVGIQGFRVCRYLFVRCDNDPAPWTSDDHGDRPRPLPVIKELKNATDTSERKGTPSWDYDETEGRWMWKKPPPASRKQGDGGGTVVRKIQRHKQILSAKERLLKEFRCLMCRNVMVLPLTTPCAHNFCKSCLEGAFSGQTFVRQRTCEGRRTLRAQKNVMKCPSCPNDISDFLQNPQVNRELMDVIVSLQRRTVESGEDAEETSEGTDGMDEKPDAITGDKEIGESCEIQEDSEETDGMNEKQDSEEIDGMDEKPDAVAADKETGDESCEIQEDYQKDVSDPLVETKPEKGNKQKKVLPKKSDGVNGNAEVKSDTLNADAEVNAVKGETPENNELQTSPVDSTPKRNYKRRKPNGVSNSPASTLGYGVKTRSMKAKMAAAAPNDLPSITLQVQSDDDFE; from the exons ATGGCGCACGGTAGCGACCTCCCGTGTGACGGCGACGGAGTTTGCATGATCTGTCGGAGGAAGCCCTCCGACGACGAGTCTATCACGTGCAAAACATGTGCCACGCCCTGGCACGTCACGTGCCTCTCGGTCCGTCCCGAAACCCTAGTGGATGCTCTCCAGTGGCAGGTTGCTGATGCTCTCCAGTGGGAGTGTCCTGACTGCTCTCCGGCGGTCGGTGAGCGGGATCCGCCGGAGGTGTCTGAGACAGCGGTTGCGGCTGGAGGATCGGAGGGATCCGGTGACTTGATTGCAGCGATTCGGGCGATCGAGTCGGATGGGTCGTTGACCGAGCAGGAGAAGGCGAAGAAGAGACAGGAGCTGTTGAGCGGAACCGTGCGATCGGCGTCGCCGGACGAGGGGAGCCCGAATAAGAGGAAGAATGGTGGGAGGGATGTTCTCGATATTCTCGACGGGAGTTTGAACTGTTCCGTTTGTATGCAGCTTCTGGAGAGACCGGTGACG ACACCATGTGGTCACAACTTTTGCCTTAAATGCTTTGAGAAATGGATTGGGCAAGGAAAGCGCACATGTGCAAATTGCCGCAATGAAATCCCACGCAAGGTTGCAAGCCAACCCCGTATTAATTCTGCCCTTGTCGTTGCCATAAGAATGGCCAAGATGTCAAAATCTATGACCTCAGTGGGTACATCAAAGGTTTACCATTTTGTCCACAACCAGAACCGACCTGACAAGGCATACACCACTGAGCGGGCAAAGAAGGCTGGGAAGGCTAATGCTTGTAGTGGAAAGATCTTTGTCACTGTCCCTCCCGATCATTTTGGTCCAATTCTTGCAGAGAATGATCCGGAAAGAAATCAAGGTGTGCTGGTTGGTGAAAGCTGGGAGGACAGGCTGGAGTGCAGGCAATGGGGAGCCCACCTTCCCCATGTTGCAGGGATTGCTGGGCAGTCAGAAGTTGGTGCCCAGTCAGTGGCACTCTCTGGAGGCTATGAAGATGATGAGGATCACGGTGAGTGGTTCCTCTATACTGGAAG TGGTGGGAGAGACCTTAGTGGGAATAAACGCACAAACAAAGAACAGTCATTTGATCAGAAGTTTGAGAAGTCAAATGAAGCACTGAAAGTAAGTTGCCTCAAGGGGTATCCTGTTCGAGTTGTGAG ATCCCACAAGGAAAAGCGTTCTTCTTATGCCCCAGAAACAGGAGTGCGGTATGATGGAATCTACAGAATAGAGAAATGTTGGCGAAAAGTTGGAATACAA GGTTTCAGAGTGTGCAGATATCTTTTTGTTCGATGTGACAATGATCCTGCCCCATGGACAAG TGATGACCATGGAGACCGTCCAAGACCATTGCCTGTTATCAAGGAGTTAAAGAATGCAACTGATACAAGTGAAAGGAAAGGAACACCATCTTGGGATTATGAT GAGACAGAAGGTCGATGGATGTGGAAGAAACCTCCACCAGCTAGCAGGAAACAAGGGGATGGTGGGGGAACTGTAGTCAGGAAAATTCAGCGGCATAAACAAATTTTGTCTGCCAAGGAAAGGCTTCTAAAGG AATTCAGATGCCTTATGTGTCGGAATGTAATGGTTCTTCCACTCACGACCCCCTGTGCCCATAATTTTTGTAAGTCCTGTCTGGAGGGTGCCTTCTCTGGCCAAACTTTTGTGAGACAGAGGACGTGTGAAGGCAGACGAACGCTACGAGCACAAAAGAATGTCATGAAATGCCCTTCTTGCCCCAATGACATCTCTGACTTCCTTCAAAATCCACAG GTTAATAGAGAGTTGATGGATGTGATAGTATCACTCCAGCGCAGGACTGTGGAGTCGGGGGAAGATGCTGAGGAGACGAGTGAAGGAACCGATGGCATGGATGAAAAGCCTGATGCCATTACTGGTGATAAAGAAATTGGCGAGAGTTGTGAAATTCAGGAGGATTCTGAAGAGACTGATGGCATGAATGAGAAGCAGGATTCTGAAGAGATTGATGGCATGGATGAGAAGCCTGATGCTGTTGCTGCAGATAAGGAAACTGGTGATGAAAGTTGTGAAATTCAGGAGGACTACCAAAAGGATGTATCTGATCCTTTGGTTGAAACCAAACCCGAGAAGGGTAACAAGCAAAAGAAAGTATTACCCAAGAAGTCAGATGGTGTGAATGGTAATGCTGAAGTGAAGTCTGATACTTTGAATGCCGATGCTGAAGTTAATGCTGTCAAAGGGGAGACTCCTGAAAATAATGAGCTACAAACAAGTCCAGTTGACAGCACACCAAAGCGAAATTACAAGAGAAGGAAGCCTAATGGAGTGAGCAACAGCCCCGCATCAACGCTGGGTTATGGGGTGAAGACTAGAAGCATGAAGGCCAAAATGGCAGCTGCTGCTCCAAATGATTTGCCATCAATTACACTCCAAGTTCAGagtgatgatgattttgaatga
- the LOC117923948 gene encoding glycine--tRNA ligase, mitochondrial 1-like yields MRCFYPVISPSNLRFLSRCRLFNASSPKPQESAATHVLRRNSLSMNVAVNREAFRQAVANTLERRLFYIPSFKIYRGVAGLYDYGPPGCAVKANVLAFWRQHFVLEENMLEVDCPCVTPEVVLKASGHVDKFTDLMVKDEKTGTCYRADHLVKDFCNEKLQNDNTMTADKAAELRHVLAVLDDLSAEELGARIKEYGITAPETKSPLSDPYPFNLMFQTSIGPSGLIPGYMRPETAQGIFVNFKDLYYYNGSKLPFAAAQIGQAFRNEISPRQGLLRVREFTLAEIEHFVDPEDKSHPKYSEVVDLEFLMFPREEQTSGQSARTIQLGEAVSTGIVNNETLAYFIGRVYLFLTRLGIDKDRLRFRQHLANEMAHYAADCWDAEIECSYGWIECVGIADRSAYDLRAHSEKSGVDLVAHEKFSEPREVEKLVIATVKKELGLAFRGNQKMVVEALEAMDEKEALEMKATLESKGEAEFNVCTLGKNVTIKKNMVTISKEKKKEHQRVFTPSVIEPSFGIGRIIYCLFEHCFYTRPSKAGDEQLNVFAFPPLVAPIKCSVFPLIQDKKYDAVAKLISKSLTVAGISHKIDISGATIGKRYARTDELGIPFAITVDSTSSVTIRERDSKDQIRVNVKEVVSVVKDVTDGQSSWADAKGRFPAHSSVSADA; encoded by the exons ATGCGTTGCTTCTATCCTGTCATATCTCCATCAAATCTCCGCTTCCTCTCCCGCTGCCGCCTGTTTAATGCGTCATCACCCAAACCTCAGGAGTCAGCGGCAACCCACGTCCTCCGACGTAACTCGCTGTCAATGAACGTCGCCGTCAACAGAGAGGCCTTCCGACAGGCCGTCGCCAACACTCTCGAGCGCCGACTCTTCTACATTCCTTCTTTCAAGATCTACCGCGGCGTCGCTGGACTTTACGACTACGGACCGCCGGGATGCGCCGTCAAGGCCAACGTCCTCGCTTTCTGGCGTCAG CATTTTGTTCTTGAGGAGAACATGTTGGAAGTTGACTGCCCTTGTGTAACGCCTGAAGTTGTTCTGAAGGCTTCAGGGCATGTTGATAAATTTACCGACCTTATGGTTAAGGATGAGAAAACTGGAACATGTTACCGAGCTGATCATTTGGTCAAGGATTTCTGTAATGAGAAGCTTCAGAATGACAATACCATGACTGCAGATAAGGCTGCAGAACTGAGACACGTGCTTGCAGTGTTGGATGATCTCTCTGCTGAGGAGCTTGGTGCAAGGATCAAGGAGTATGGCATTACTGCACCTGAAACAAAGAGCCCGCTCTCTGATCCTTATCCTTTCAACTTAATGTTTCAAACATCAATAGGCCCTTCTGGCTTGATCCCTGG GTATATGCGCCCTGAAACAGCTCAAGgaatatttgtaaattttaagGACTTGTACTATTATAATGGCAGCAAGCTTCCCTTTGCTGCAGCTCAAATCGGTCAGGCTTTCAGAAATGAG ATATCTCCCCGCCAAGGCCTTTTGAGAGTTCGCGAGTTCACATTGGCAGAGATTGAGCACTTTGTTGATCCTGAAGACAAATCTCACCCCAAATATTCTGAAGTTGTGGATTTGGAATTCTTGATGTTCCCGAGGGAGGAGCAGACATCTGGACAGTCAGCAAGGACAATCCAACTTGGTGAAGCTGTTTCAACG GGAATTGTCAACAATGAGACACTTGCCTACTTCATTGGGAGAGTATACCTATTCCTAACACGTCTTGGCATAGACAAGGACAGGTTACGTTTCAGACAGCACCTTGCAAATGAAATGGCCCACTATGCTGCAGATTGTTGGGATGCTGAGATTGAGTGTTCTTATGGTTGGATTGAGTGTGTTGGTATTGCGGATAGATCTGCCTATGATTTGCGTGCTCATTCA GAAAAAAGTGGTGTTGATCTTGTGGCTCATGAAAAATTCTCAGAACCTAGAGAAGTGGAG AAATTGGTTATAGCTACAGTAAAGAAGGAACTGGGTCTTGCTTTCAGGGGTAATCAAAAGATGGTGGTTGAAGCTTTGGAG GCAATGGATGAAAAAGAAGCTTTGGAAATGAAGGCCACTTTGGAGTCCAAAGGAGAGGCAGAGTTCAATGTCTGCACACTTGGAAAAAATGTAACTATTAAGAAGAACATGGTCACAATttcaaaggagaaaaagaaagaacaccAGAGGGTTTTCACCCCTTCAGTAATAGAGCCATCTTTTGGTATTGGGCGGATAATTTATTGTCTCTTTGAGCACTGTTTCTACACAAGACCAAGCAAAGCTGGGGATGAACAGTTAAATGTGTTCGCTTTCCCCCCTCTTGTGGCACCTATCAAATGCTCAGTTTTCCCATTAATTCAGGACAAAAAGTACGATGCAGTTGCCAAACTCATTTCCAAGTCATTGACTGTTGCCGGTATCTCGCATAAGATTGACATTTCAG GGGCCACGATTGGGAAACGATATGCAAGAACCGATGAACTTGGTATACCCTTTGCAATCACCGTTGATTCAACATCATCGGTTACAATTCGGGAGAGGGACAGCAAGGATCAAATTCGTGTTAATGTTAAAGAGGTAGTTTCAGTTGTGAAGGACGTAACCGATGGACAGAGCTCCTGGGCAGATGCGAAGGGGAGATTCCCAGCCCATTCTTCAGTGTCTGCAGATGCTTAA
- the LOC117913960 gene encoding cytochrome b-c1 complex subunit Rieske-4, mitochondrial-like: protein MLRVAGRRLSSLSRWSPSSAPASSALLSRIQPSNGSDGSSRSISSPHLFNSEFRDLIRGFSSESLAPSHDLGMISDLPPTVAALKNPTSKIVYDEHNHERFPPGDPSKRAFAYFVLTGGRFIYASLIRLLVLKFVLSMSASKDVLALASIEVDLSSIEPGSTVTVKWRGKPVFIRRRTEDDIKLANSVDVGSLRDPQEDAVRVKDPEWLIVIGVCTHLGCIPLPNAGDFGGWFCPCHGSHYDVSGRIRKGPAPYNLEVPTYSFLEENKLMIG, encoded by the exons ATGTTGAGAGTAGCAGGGAGGAGGCTCTCCTCTCTTTCACGCTGGTCGCCGTCGTCCGCTCCGGCGAGCTCAGCCCTTCTCTCCAGAATCCAGCCATCCAATGGCAGTGATGGCTCCTCCAGATCCATCTCCTCTCCTCATCTCTTTAATTCCGAATTTCGAGATCTAATCAGAG GATTTTCTTCCGAGTCCCTTGCTCCAAGCCATGACTTGGGTATGATCTCAGACCTCCCACCTACTGTGGCAGCTCTGAAGAATCCCACTTCGAAAATTGTGTATGATGAGCACAACCATGAGCGATTTCCCCCTGGCGACCCCAGCAAGCGTGCATTTGCCTACTTTGTATTGACTGGTGGGAGGTTTATTTATGCCTCATTGATCCGTCTCCTGGTGCTTAAGTTTGTTCTGAGCATGTCTGCTAGCAAAGATGTTCTTGCACTTGCCTCTATCGAGGTTGATCTCTCCAGCATTGAGCCTGGGAGCACTGTTACTGTCAAGTGGCGAGGGAAGCCAGTATTCATTAGGCGTCGGACTGAAGATGACATCAAGTTGGCTAATAGCGTTGATGTTGGGTCCCTTCGTGATCCACAGGAGGATGCAGTCAGGGTCAAGGACCCGGAATGGCTCATTGTTATTGGGGTCTGCACCCACTTGGGCTGCATCCCCTTGCCAAATGCTGGTGATTTTGGTGGTTGGTTTTGTCCATGCCATGGCTCCCACTACGATGTCTCTGGCAGGATCCGCAAAGGGCCAGCACCCTACAATCTTGAGGTACCCACTTACAGCTTCTTGGAGGAGAACAAGTTAATGATTGGCTGA